Proteins encoded by one window of Besnoitia besnoiti strain Bb-Ger1 chromosome Unknown contig00039, whole genome shotgun sequence:
- a CDS encoding uncharacterized protein (encoded by transcript BESB_051240) — MWILIHINILSLNHITVFVPYLPYYLIGLIFLQTAFGLIELSHPDNSIPVNRFVTPLHIVPEWYFLAYYAVLKVIPSKTGGLLVFMFNMSMKYQNDETYLVNITT, encoded by the exons atgtggatattaatccacattaacattctatctctaaatcatataacggtc tttgttccctatctaccatattatctaattggtttaattttcttacaaacggcttttggtttgattgaattatcgcacccagataactccataccagtgaaccggtttgtaactccgcttcatatcgtacctgaatggtactttttagcatattatgcggtgttaaaagtaatcccatccaaaaccggtggtttgttagtatttatgttcaacatgtcaatgaaatatcaaaacgatgaaacttatttggttaacataacaacatag
- a CDS encoding uncharacterized protein (encoded by transcript BESB_051380) — protein sequence MSLFIRFELYSSGSRIICTETIATYNVIITIHGLAMIFMFLMPALYGGYGNFFVPIYIGGSEVVFPRTNAISYFLVPLVNSFGLILSTQ from the coding sequence atgtctttgtttattcgatttgagttatacagttctggatcgcggatcatttgtacagagacgatagctacttataatgtgataataacgatacatggcctagctatgatctttatgttcttaatgcctgctttgtacggaggatatggtaacttctttgtaccaatatatattggtggttcggaagtcgttttcccaagaactaacgcgatctcctattttctagtaccattagtgaactcttttggtctgatcctaagtacgcagtga
- a CDS encoding uncharacterized protein (encoded by transcript BESB_051250), producing MIAVHHHPTGLLKTAKSVGFQYPTTLRLFHIGYVLGVIYGFLFSLILTARENYYSDASLISSIVLGVIISETGLFISFFWGVYTTSWTTGLDLEGLCLPDPSSLVLFMTIMLSALAEHS from the coding sequence atgattgcagtacaccaccaccccactggactgcttaagacagctaaaagtgttggatttcaatatcctactacattaagattattccacatcggttatgttctaggcgtaatatatggattcttgttctcactcatcttaacagcgagagaaaactactactcagatgctagtctaatcagtagcatcgtacttggagttatcatctctgagacaggattatttatcagctttttctggggagtatatactacgagttggactactggtttagatcttgaaggtctttgtttaccggatccaagttctcttgtgcttttcatgaccatcatgttaagtgcattagcagagcatagttaa
- a CDS encoding uncharacterized protein (encoded by transcript BESB_051360) has protein sequence MITVILKSNTFSCLKQSSGVVVYCNHKELGCLYLITGVIFSILGTIMSLFIRFELYSSGSRIICTETIATYNVIITIHGLAMIFMFLMPALYGGYGNFFVPIYIGGSEVVFPRTNAISYFLVPLGSVLLTQSICSEFGSGLGWTMYPPLSTSLMVLNPEATDWIIGGLAVLGISSILSSINFLGTCVFMGSNAGAKNYILYIWAIIFTALMLVFTLPILTGGLVMILLDLHVNTEFYDSMYSGDSVLYQHLFWFFGHPEVYILILPAFGVVSQTLSMYAARSVFGGQSMILAMGCISILGSLVWAHHMMTVGLEVDTRAYFSAMTIMIAIPTGTKIFNWLGTYMASHTTTRTVDLWAALSFILLFTLGGTTGVVMGNAGMDIALHDTYYIVAHFHFVLSLGAVLATICGFIFYSRDMFGDTVNLFHVNTGASPYLSIWFVVFLGSILLIFIPMHILGFNVMPRRIPDYPDYLCYINTWCSIGSISTIVIILTMLC, from the coding sequence atgattaccgtgatattgaaatccaacacttttagctgtcttaagcagtccagtggggtggtggtgtactgcaatcataaagaacttggttgtctgtatctcataaccggagtcatcttcagtattctaggaactataatgtctttgtttattcgatttgagttatacagttctggatcgcggatcatttgtacagagacgatagctacttataatgtgataataacgatacatggcctagctatgatctttatgttcttaatgcctgctttgtacggaggatatggtaacttctttgtaccaatatatattggtggttcggaagtcgttttcccaagaactaacgcgatctcctattttctagtaccattaggttctgtgttgttaactcaaagtatttgttccgagtttggtagtggtcttggttggacaatgtatcctccactaagtactagcttgatggtgttaaatccagaggcaactgattggattatcggaggtcttgcagtactaggaattagtagtattttaagttctattaacttccttggtacttgcgtcttcatgggttctaatgctggtgctaagaactatattctatatatctgggctatcatatttactgcccttatgttagtcttcactctacctattcttactggtggattagttatgatccttcttgatctacacgtaaacactgaattttatgattctatgtattctggtgatagtgtactttatcaacatctattctggttcttcggacatccagaggtatacattctaattttacctgcttttggtgtagtctcgcagacattatctatgtatgctgctagatctgtcttcggtggacaatctatgatcttagctatgggttgtatttctattctaggttccttagtatgggcacatcatatgatgacagtcggtctagaggtagataccagagcttatttctctgctatgactattatgattgcaattcctaccggtactaagattttcaactggttaggtacctatatggctagccatacaactacaagaactgtagatctatgggctgctcttagttttatcctattgtttactctaggtggtactacaggtgtagttatgggtaacgctggtatggatattgccctacatgatacatactatattgtagctcatttccatttcgtattatctcttggtgcagtactagctactatatgtggctttatcttctatagcagagatatgttcggagatactgtaaatctattccatgtaaataccggtgcttctccatatttaagcatctggtttgtagtcttcttaggtagtatcttattaattttcatccctatgcatatacttggtttcaacgttatgccaagaaggataccagattaccctgattatctttgttatattaatacatggtgttcaattggttctatatccacaatagttatcatcttaactatgctctgctaa
- a CDS encoding uncharacterized protein (encoded by transcript BESB_051260): protein MSLFRAHLVFYRCALNLNSSYNFGFLVAITFVLQIITGITLAFRYTSEASCAFASVQHLVREVAAGWEFRMLHATTASFVFLCILIHMSRGMYNSSYSYLTTAWMSGLVLYLLTIATAFLGYVLPWGQMSFWGATVITNLLSPIPYLVPWLLGGYYVSDVTLKRFFVLHFILPFVGCILIVLHIFYLHLNGSSNPAGIDSALKVAFYPHMLMTDAKCLSYLIGLIFLQTAFGLIELSHPDNSIPVNRFVTPLHIVPEWYFLAYYAVLKVIPSKTGGFNPSKTGGLLVFMSSLINLALLSEIRALNTRMLIRQHFMTRNVVSGWVIIWVYSMIFLIIIGSAIPQATYILYGRLATIVYLTTGLVLCLY from the exons atgagtctattccgggcacacctcgtcttttatcggtgtgctctcaatctaaattcatcttataactttggtttcttagttgcaattacctttgtactccaaataattacaggtatcactttagcgttccgatatacttctgaagcatcttgtgcatttgctagtgttcaacatctagttagagaggtagcagcaggatgggaatttaggatgttgcatgcaacaactgcttctttcgtcttcttgtgtatcttaatacacatgtctcgaggtatgtataactccagctatagttatttaactactgcttggatgtctggtttagttttatatctacttactatagccactgctttcctcggttatgtactaccatggggacagatgagtttctggggtgctacagtcattactaatctcctttctccaataccatatttagtaccttggttactcggtggatactatgtatctgatgtaacattaaaacgattctttgtattgcactttatattaccttttgtaggttgcattctaattgtattacacatcttctatttacatttaaatggttctagtaaccctgcaggtattgattccgcacttaaagtagccttctatcctcatatgttaatgaccgatgctaaatgtctatcctatctaattggtttaattttcttacaaacggcttttggtttgattgaattatcgcacccagataactccataccagtgaaccggtttgtaactccgcttcatatcgtacctgaatggtactttttagcatattatgcggtgttaaaagtaatcccatccaaaaccggtggttt taatccatccaaaaccggtggtttgttagtatttatgtcctctctcattaacttagctcttttatctgaaattcgagctttgaatactcgaatgttgatacgacaacattttatgactcgaaatgtagtcagtggatgggtaattatttgggtatacagtatgatcttcttgattattattggtagtgctattccacaagcgacttatatcttatatggtagattagctactatcgtatatcttactaccggattggttctatgcttatactaa
- a CDS encoding uncharacterized protein (encoded by transcript BESB_051270), producing the protein MSLFRAHLVFYRCALNLNSSYNFGFLVAITFVLQIITGITLAFRYTSEASCAFASVQHLVREVAAGWEFRMLHATTASFVFLCILIHMSRGMYNSSYSYLTTAWMSGLVLYLLTIATAFLGYVLPWGQMSFWGATVITNLLSPIPYLVPWLLGGYYVSDVTLKRFFVLHFILPFVGCILIVLHIFYLHLNGSSNPAGIDSALKVAFYPHMLMTDAKCLSYLIGLIFLQTAFGLIELSHPDNSIPVNRFVTPLHIVPEWYFLAYYAVLKVIPSKTGGLLVFMSSLINLALLSEIRALNTRMLIRQHFMTRNVVSGWVIIWVYSMIFLIIIGSAIPQATYILYGRLATIVYLTTGLVLCLY; encoded by the coding sequence atgagtctattccgggcacacctcgtcttttatcggtgtgctctcaatctaaattcatcttataactttggtttcttagttgcaattacctttgtactccaaataattacaggtatcactttagcgttccgatatacttctgaagcatcttgtgcatttgctagtgttcaacatctagttagagaggtagcagcaggatgggaatttaggatgttgcatgcaacaactgcttctttcgtcttcttgtgtatcttaatacacatgtctcgaggtatgtataactccagctatagttatttaactactgcttggatgtctggtttagttttatatctacttactatagccactgctttcctcggttatgtactaccatggggacagatgagtttctggggtgctacagtcattactaatctcctttctccaataccatatttagtaccttggttactcggtggatactatgtatctgatgtaacattaaaacgattctttgtattgcactttatattaccttttgtaggttgcattctaattgtattacacatcttctatttacatttaaatggttctagtaaccctgcaggtattgattccgcacttaaagtagccttctatcctcatatgttaatgaccgatgctaaatgtctatcctatctaattggtttaattttcttacaaacggcttttggtttgattgaattatcgcacccagataactccataccagtgaaccggtttgtaactccgcttcatatcgtacctgaatggtactttttagcatattatgcggtgttaaaagtaatcccatccaaaaccggtggtttgttagtatttatgtcctctctcattaacttagctcttttatctgaaattcgagctttgaatactcgaatgttgatacgacaacattttatgactcgaaatgtagtcagtggatgggtaattatttgggtatacagtatgatcttcttgattattattggtagtgctattccacaagcgacttatatcttatatggtagattagctactatcgtatatcttactaccggattggttctatgcttatactaa
- a CDS encoding uncharacterized protein (encoded by transcript BESB_051280): MVIVTRSEYTSEASCAFASVQHLVREVAAGWEFRMLHATTASFVFLCILIHMSRGMYNSSYSYLTTAWMSGLVLYLLTIATAFLGYVLPWGQMSFWGATVITNLLSPIPYLVPWLLGGYYVSDVTLKRFFVLHFILPFVGCILIVLHIFYLHLNGSSNPAGIDSALKVAFYPHMLMTDAKCLSYLIGLIFLQTAFGLIELSHPDNSIPVNRFVTPLHIVPEWYFLAYYAVLKVIPSKTGGLLVFMLSTCQ, encoded by the exons atggttatagttacg cgttccgaatatacttctgaagcatcttgtgcatttgctagtgttcaacatctagttagagaggtagcagcaggatgggaatttaggatgttgcatgcaacaactgcttctttcgtcttcttgtgtatcttaatacacatgtctcgaggtatgtataactccagctatagttatttaactactgcttggatgtctggtttagttttatatctacttactatagccactgctttcctcggttatgtactaccatggggacagatgagtttctggggtgctacagtcattactaatctcctttctccaataccatatttagtaccttggttactcggtggatactatgtatctgatgtaacattaaaacgattctttgtattgcactttatattaccttttgtaggttgcattctaattgtattacacatcttctatttacatttaaatggttctagtaaccctgcaggtattgattccgcacttaaagtagccttctatcctcatatgttaatgaccgatgctaaatgtctatcctatctaattggtttaattttcttacaaacggcttttggtttgattgaattatcgcacccagataactccataccagtgaaccggtttgtaactccgcttcatatcgtacctgaatggtactttttagcatattatgcggtgttaaaagtaatcccatccaaaaccggtggtttgttagtatttatgttatcaacatgtcaatga
- a CDS encoding uncharacterized protein (encoded by transcript BESB_051290), whose translation MSAHYSLVIEQDSFVPYLPYYLIGLIFLQTAFGLIELSHPDNSIPVNRFVTPLHIVPEWYFLAYYAVLKVIPSKTGGLLVFMLSTCQ comes from the exons atgtcggctcattactcccttgttattgaacaagattca tttgttccctatctaccatattatctaattggtttaattttcttacaaacggcttttggtttgattgaattatcgcacccagataactccataccagtgaaccggtttgtaactccgcttcatatcgtacctgaatggtactttttagcatattatgcggtgttaaaagtaatcccatccaaaaccggtggtttgttagtatttatgttatcaacatgtcaatga